From one Pagrus major chromosome 21, Pma_NU_1.0 genomic stretch:
- the LOC141016562 gene encoding tropomyosin alpha-4 chain isoform X2 → MEMVKKKIQTLQLQVDEAEERELAVQRELDTERELREKAEGDVASLNRRIQLVEEELDRAQERLATALQKLEEAEKAADESERGMKVIENRAMKDEEKMEIQEMQLKEAKHIAEEADRKYEEVARKLVILEGELERAEERAEIAELKCGDLEEELKNVTNNLKSLEAQSDKYSEKEDKYEEEIKVLNDRLKEAETRAEFAERTVAKLEKTIDDLEENLSTAKEENVGMHQVLDQTLQELNSL, encoded by the exons ATGGAGATGGTAAAGAAGAAAATCCAGACCCTCCAGCTACAAGTTGATGAGGCAGAGGAGCGTGAACTGGCGGTACAAAGGGAGTTGGACACTGAGCGAGAACTGCGCGAAAAA GCGGAGGGCGATGTGGCATCTTTGAACCGCAGGAtccagctggtggaggaggagttggACCGCGCTCAGGAGAGACTGGCCACGGCCCTGCAGAAACTGGAGGAGGCTGAGAAGGCTGCGGATGAGAGTGAAAG AGGCATGAAGGTGATCGAGAACAGAGCCATGAAAGACgaggagaagatggagatcCAGGAGATGCAGCTCAAAGAGGCCAAACACATCGCTGAGGAGGCGGACCGCAAATATGAGGAG GTTGCCCGTAAACTGGTAATCCTTGAGGGTGAGCTGGAGAGAGCAGAAGAGAGGGCAGAGATCGCAGAGCT TAAgtgtggtgacctggaagaggagctgaagaacGTCACCAACAACCTGAAGTCACTAGAGGCTCAGTCTGATAAG TACTCTGAGAAAGAGGACAAATACGAGGAGGAGATTAAAGTCCTGAATGACAGACTTAAGGAG gCGGAAACGCGTGCAGAATTCGCAGAAAGGACAGTGGCCAAGCTGGAAAAGACCATAGATGACTTAGAAG AGAACCTATCGACTGCAAAAGAGGAGAATGTTGGAATGCACCAAGTCCTGGACCAAACACTGCAGGAGCTCAACAGCTTGTAA
- the LOC141016562 gene encoding tropomyosin alpha-4 chain isoform X4 — MEMVKKKIQTLQLQVDEAEERELAVQRELDTERELREKAEGDVASLNRRIQLVEEELDRAQERLATALQKLEEAEKAADESERGMKVIENRAMKDEEKMEIQEMQLKEAKHIAEEADRKYEEVARKLVILEGELERAEERAEIAELKCGDLEEELKNVTNNLKSLEAQSDKYSEKEDKYEEEIKVLNDRLKEAETRAEFAERTVAKLEKTIDDLEDELYTQKLKFKAISEELDNALNDMNTL; from the exons ATGGAGATGGTAAAGAAGAAAATCCAGACCCTCCAGCTACAAGTTGATGAGGCAGAGGAGCGTGAACTGGCGGTACAAAGGGAGTTGGACACTGAGCGAGAACTGCGCGAAAAA GCGGAGGGCGATGTGGCATCTTTGAACCGCAGGAtccagctggtggaggaggagttggACCGCGCTCAGGAGAGACTGGCCACGGCCCTGCAGAAACTGGAGGAGGCTGAGAAGGCTGCGGATGAGAGTGAAAG AGGCATGAAGGTGATCGAGAACAGAGCCATGAAAGACgaggagaagatggagatcCAGGAGATGCAGCTCAAAGAGGCCAAACACATCGCTGAGGAGGCGGACCGCAAATATGAGGAG GTTGCCCGTAAACTGGTAATCCTTGAGGGTGAGCTGGAGAGAGCAGAAGAGAGGGCAGAGATCGCAGAGCT TAAgtgtggtgacctggaagaggagctgaagaacGTCACCAACAACCTGAAGTCACTAGAGGCTCAGTCTGATAAG TACTCTGAGAAAGAGGACAAATACGAGGAGGAGATTAAAGTCCTGAATGACAGACTTAAGGAG gCGGAAACGCGTGCAGAATTCGCAGAAAGGACAGTGGCCAAGCTGGAAAAGACCATAGATGACTTAGAAG ACGAACTGTACACTCAGAAGCTGAAATTCAAGGCTATCAGCGAGGAGCTGGATAATGCCCTCAATGATATGAACACCTTGTAA